The Paenibacillus sp. RUD330 genome has a segment encoding these proteins:
- a CDS encoding carbon-nitrogen hydrolase family protein: MEKNFVRIALAQTCFPKSLAHGEDLIARGITQAAERGSAIVCFPEAVLPGLRGVGFEVEPYDHEAMQAALKRLCELAASRRIAVVLPTEWKGEGGMELAAFVISADGELLGRQTKNQLDPDEEPFGYNPGVGRRLFEIEGLKFGIVICHEGWRYPETVRWAARRGADIVFHPQFTPAVPNPEFYKGAMACRSGENQIYFASVNFALEGQQVVTSLISPAGATLATASPEVEELIVYDIDPAQATRRLAGRLRPELLD; encoded by the coding sequence ATGGAAAAGAATTTCGTCCGAATCGCACTCGCCCAAACGTGCTTTCCGAAGTCTCTTGCGCATGGAGAGGATCTCATAGCCCGAGGAATAACCCAGGCTGCGGAGCGGGGAAGCGCCATCGTCTGTTTTCCGGAGGCTGTCCTTCCGGGGCTGAGAGGGGTCGGCTTTGAAGTTGAGCCCTATGATCATGAGGCCATGCAGGCTGCGCTGAAGCGCTTATGCGAGCTGGCCGCCAGCCGCCGGATCGCGGTCGTGCTGCCTACGGAATGGAAAGGCGAGGGAGGCATGGAGCTGGCCGCATTTGTCATCTCCGCCGATGGCGAGCTGCTTGGACGCCAGACCAAAAACCAGCTCGATCCGGACGAAGAGCCATTCGGTTATAACCCCGGCGTCGGAAGAAGGCTGTTCGAGATTGAGGGGCTGAAATTCGGCATCGTCATCTGCCATGAGGGGTGGAGATATCCCGAGACCGTCCGCTGGGCCGCGCGCCGAGGGGCGGATATCGTCTTTCATCCCCAGTTCACTCCCGCTGTGCCCAACCCTGAATTCTATAAAGGCGCCATGGCTTGCCGCAGCGGTGAAAACCAAATTTACTTCGCGAGCGTCAATTTTGCATTGGAAGGTCAGCAGGTCGTCACCAGCCTGATTTCCCCTGCCGGTGCAACGCTTGCCACGGCTTCCCCCGAAGTCGAAGAGCTGATCGTCTACGATATCGACCCTGCCCAAGCCACTCGCCGTCTTGCGGGCAGGCTGCGGCCGGAGCTTCTTGACTGA
- a CDS encoding ABC transporter ATP-binding protein produces MRSHAAPEPDKAPLWPMFKRLFLHVKGQWPLLLAAWLSMAAVAALQFVIPKLTQYAVDHVIPGKLYGQLLPIAGAVLGTAVLLGVFGYISSYTFSKAGQQTVFEIRNRLYRHLQSLDLGFYDRRRTGDLMSRMTSDVNQLQQMVSSGTMGILTDAVTFIAIAGYMLLENAQMTVALLALFPVMFLTARRYGGRMRRTFRRVQETVAEMSSHLQDTLSSIRLVKSFSAEERESAVFARLSADNRDANLRSTRFSAIFGPMIDLLQYAGMAFVLAFGSWQAMRGDMTAGSVIAYLSYLRLLQNPVRRFSRLMSTVQQSAAAYDRIMETMSAVPDVKDRPDAGELRLAGGKIAFEQVSFRYSSSAADVLHEFNLTLAAGKTTALVGSSGAGKTTAAHLVMRYYDATRGRITIDGTDIRDVTQASLRRQIAIVSQDVMLRNGTVRANLAYGKPGATEEEIVGAAQAAYAHPFIEQLPDGYNTEVGERGVRLSGGQKQRLSIARALLADPKVIILDEATAALDTESEQLIQAALETLLAGRTSLVIAHRLSTVRRADLIVVMEQGRIAQSGTHEELMEQGGRYRRLYELQFPQQAG; encoded by the coding sequence ATGAGATCCCATGCCGCCCCCGAGCCCGATAAAGCTCCGCTGTGGCCGATGTTCAAGCGCCTGTTCCTGCATGTCAAAGGACAATGGCCGCTGCTTCTGGCCGCTTGGCTGTCCATGGCCGCCGTCGCCGCCCTGCAATTCGTCATTCCGAAGCTGACCCAATATGCGGTCGACCATGTCATTCCCGGCAAGCTGTACGGCCAGCTGCTGCCGATCGCAGGCGCCGTCTTGGGGACAGCGGTTCTGCTCGGCGTATTCGGCTATATCAGCAGCTACACGTTCAGCAAAGCCGGCCAGCAGACCGTCTTCGAGATCCGCAACCGCCTGTACCGCCATTTGCAGAGCCTCGATCTCGGCTTCTACGACCGCCGCCGAACGGGCGACCTGATGTCCCGCATGACGAGCGATGTCAACCAGCTCCAGCAAATGGTCAGCTCCGGAACGATGGGCATTCTGACCGACGCCGTCACGTTCATCGCCATTGCCGGTTACATGCTGCTGGAGAACGCGCAGATGACCGTTGCGCTCCTGGCCTTGTTCCCCGTCATGTTCCTGACGGCCCGCCGCTACGGCGGACGGATGCGCCGCACCTTCCGACGGGTCCAGGAAACCGTGGCGGAGATGAGCAGCCATCTGCAGGACACGCTCTCTTCCATCCGGCTCGTCAAGTCGTTCTCCGCCGAAGAACGCGAAAGCGCTGTATTCGCCCGCTTGAGCGCCGACAACCGGGACGCCAATCTACGCTCCACCCGCTTCAGCGCGATCTTCGGCCCCATGATCGACCTGCTCCAATACGCAGGCATGGCTTTCGTGCTTGCCTTCGGCTCCTGGCAAGCGATGCGCGGCGATATGACCGCCGGCTCCGTCATCGCCTACCTCAGCTATTTGCGGCTGCTCCAAAACCCGGTCAGGCGCTTCAGCCGCCTCATGAGCACCGTACAGCAGTCCGCGGCGGCCTATGACCGCATCATGGAGACGATGTCGGCCGTTCCCGACGTCAAGGACCGGCCCGATGCGGGCGAGCTTAGGCTCGCCGGCGGGAAGATCGCGTTCGAGCAGGTATCGTTCCGCTACTCCTCCTCCGCGGCTGATGTGCTGCATGAATTCAACCTGACCTTGGCCGCGGGCAAAACGACCGCCCTTGTCGGCTCTTCGGGCGCGGGCAAAACAACGGCAGCCCATCTCGTCATGCGTTATTACGACGCGACCCGCGGCAGGATCACGATCGACGGGACCGACATCCGCGATGTGACCCAGGCTTCCCTGCGCCGTCAGATCGCGATCGTCTCGCAGGATGTCATGCTCCGCAACGGCACCGTACGGGCCAATCTGGCTTACGGCAAGCCGGGGGCCACCGAGGAGGAAATAGTCGGCGCCGCGCAGGCAGCCTACGCGCATCCGTTCATCGAGCAGCTTCCGGACGGCTACAATACGGAAGTGGGAGAGAGAGGCGTCCGCCTCTCCGGCGGGCAGAAGCAGCGGCTTTCCATCGCCAGAGCACTGCTTGCCGACCCCAAAGTCATCATTCTCGACGAAGCGACGGCTGCTCTGGACACGGAATCCGAACAGCTCATCCAAGCCGCGTTGGAAACCCTCTTGGCCGGAAGGACAAGCCTCGTCATCGCACACCGTCTCTCCACCGTCCGCAGAGCCGATCTCATCGTCGTCATGGAGCAGGGCCGCATCGCCCAGAGCGGCACCCATGAGGAGCTCATGGAGCAAGGAGGGCGGTACCGCCGTCTGTACGAGCTTCAGTTTCCTCAGCAGGCAGGATGA
- a CDS encoding MFS transporter: MAGRVLQGIGAAGAMPIVLPLVGDMFRSEQQVSAGLGLIETSNTFGKVLSPILGSALALLAWQAPFWSVPVLCALSIILVLFLVKVPPKQGKEAAAPPPPGKFLSGVWNLYRSKARWLTALFVVGCFSMFILFGLLFYLSETLEKSHHMKGILKGLVLAIPLAVLCAASYAAGKWIGEHKKVMKWTVTGGFLLCAASIAACLFWEATSIRIALLSGAGLGIGAGLPCLDAFITEGIDKEERGTISSLYSSMRFIGVAAGPPVASLLMKQSAPLLLGVMAAVAAAAFILALAGIRPRNDKG, from the coding sequence TTGGCGGGTAGGGTGCTGCAGGGAATCGGCGCCGCAGGGGCCATGCCGATCGTCCTCCCTCTGGTCGGGGACATGTTCCGGAGCGAGCAGCAGGTAAGCGCGGGACTCGGACTGATCGAAACTTCCAACACGTTCGGCAAGGTGCTCAGCCCGATCCTCGGATCGGCTCTCGCCCTTCTTGCCTGGCAGGCGCCGTTCTGGTCCGTGCCTGTTCTTTGCGCGCTCTCCATTATCCTCGTGCTGTTCCTGGTCAAGGTGCCGCCCAAGCAGGGCAAGGAAGCAGCTGCGCCTCCGCCTCCGGGCAAATTTTTGAGCGGCGTTTGGAATCTGTACCGCAGCAAGGCGAGATGGCTGACGGCTTTGTTCGTCGTAGGCTGCTTTTCGATGTTCATCCTATTCGGATTGCTGTTCTACCTGTCGGAAACGCTGGAAAAAAGCCATCACATGAAGGGCATCCTGAAAGGCCTTGTGCTCGCGATTCCTTTGGCTGTCCTTTGCGCGGCTTCCTATGCGGCGGGAAAATGGATCGGCGAGCACAAGAAAGTGATGAAATGGACCGTCACCGGAGGATTCCTCCTCTGTGCGGCCAGCATTGCCGCCTGCCTGTTCTGGGAGGCCACCTCCATCCGCATCGCCCTGCTGTCGGGCGCAGGCCTAGGCATCGGCGCCGGCTTGCCCTGCCTCGACGCCTTCATTACCGAAGGCATCGACAAGGAGGAGCGCGGAACGATCAGCTCGCTGTACAGCAGCATGAGATTTATCGGCGTGGCCGCAGGCCCGCCCGTCGCTTCGCTGCTGATGAAGCAGTCCGCGCCTCTGCTGCTTGGAGTCATGGCTGCCGTGGCTGCCGCCGCCTTCATCCTAGCGCTTGCCGGCATTCGCCCGCGCAATGACAAAGGCTGA
- a CDS encoding MDR family MFS transporter yields MSVPLKSDAAETFSLRAVLPFILAVALGMFLVMLDGTIMNVAVPRLVEHFRSDLKTIQWAITAYTLALSAVIPLAGWFSDRFTAKRTFLFSIVFFLLGSLLCSFAGTPGQLVLFRVIQGLGGGMVAPIGMALSFQAAPPEKRGSIMGILGLPMLVAPILGPLLSGYFIEYVTWRWIFLVNLPVGAVALYMVYRFVPNKPRPAGRAVKLDKAGMILAPLAFVSLVYGVHEGGSNGWAGMPAVAPLIAGAAALLAFIVLELRLEQPLLELRAFRSGYFTRGAVLSWFNMMALFGSLLLITLYLQQVKGLSPLTSGLYVIPQAILSSIGLNAGGRLADKYGSRPVVVAGILSLAGSLSAFTRLTPDSSSAYLIAAVCFFGLGQGLSMMQINTYVLKSAPKGLLARITPITASAQQLFTSFSVTILTSSLTRQLQKAASPSDIAALSHAFAVTFRIPFGLSLAALALSFFLRNPKSN; encoded by the coding sequence ATGTCCGTACCATTGAAATCCGATGCAGCGGAGACCTTCTCCCTGCGCGCCGTCCTGCCCTTCATTCTGGCCGTTGCCCTGGGAATGTTCCTCGTCATGCTCGACGGAACGATCATGAACGTCGCCGTCCCCCGCCTCGTGGAGCATTTCCGCAGCGATCTGAAAACGATCCAGTGGGCCATCACAGCGTATACGCTCGCGCTGTCCGCCGTCATTCCGCTGGCGGGCTGGTTTTCCGACCGCTTCACCGCCAAGCGGACCTTCCTGTTCTCCATCGTCTTTTTTTTGCTCGGATCCCTTCTATGCTCCTTCGCCGGAACGCCCGGCCAGCTCGTTCTCTTCCGCGTCATTCAAGGACTCGGCGGCGGCATGGTCGCGCCGATCGGCATGGCGCTCAGCTTCCAGGCGGCGCCCCCGGAGAAACGCGGCTCCATCATGGGCATTCTCGGCCTGCCGATGCTCGTCGCCCCCATTCTCGGCCCTCTCCTGTCCGGCTATTTCATCGAATACGTAACCTGGCGCTGGATCTTCCTCGTCAACCTGCCGGTCGGAGCCGTCGCGCTCTATATGGTTTACCGCTTCGTCCCGAACAAGCCGCGCCCTGCCGGCCGGGCCGTCAAGCTGGACAAGGCGGGCATGATTCTCGCCCCGCTCGCTTTCGTTTCTCTCGTGTACGGCGTTCACGAAGGCGGATCGAACGGCTGGGCGGGCATGCCTGCCGTCGCGCCGCTTATTGCCGGCGCAGCCGCATTGCTGGCCTTCATCGTCCTTGAGCTGAGGCTGGAGCAGCCCTTGCTGGAGCTGCGCGCGTTCCGGTCCGGCTATTTTACGCGCGGCGCCGTCCTGTCCTGGTTCAATATGATGGCCTTGTTCGGAAGCCTGCTGCTCATCACGCTCTATCTCCAGCAGGTCAAGGGGCTGTCCCCGCTGACATCGGGCCTCTATGTCATCCCGCAAGCGATCCTGTCCTCTATCGGCCTCAATGCAGGCGGCAGGCTCGCGGACAAATACGGCTCGCGGCCGGTCGTCGTCGCGGGCATCCTGTCGCTGGCTGGAAGCTTGTCCGCCTTCACCCGGCTCACACCGGACTCTTCCTCCGCCTACCTGATTGCGGCGGTCTGCTTCTTCGGCCTGGGCCAAGGCCTGAGCATGATGCAGATCAACACGTATGTGCTGAAGTCCGCTCCCAAGGGGCTGCTCGCCCGGATCACGCCGATCACGGCGTCGGCCCAGCAGCTGTTCACCTCCTTTTCCGTCACGATCCTGACGTCATCCTTGACCCGTCAGCTCCAGAAGGCCGCGTCTCCGAGCGACATCGCCGCGCTCAGCCACGCGTTCGCCGTCACGTTCCGGATTCCGTTCGGACTGTCTCTGGCCGCTCTCGCCCTGAGCTTCTTCCTTCGCAATCCGAAGTCCAATTGA
- the phnW gene encoding 2-aminoethylphosphonate--pyruvate transaminase, with amino-acid sequence MRAERPYLLLTPGPLSTTATVKEAMLRDWCTWDDEYNGLVQSIRERLTLLAAPSAPEAYTAVLMQGSGTFSVEAAVGTALPRDGGRLLVAANGAYGERLAQIAELLGIGTTRLGFGEVSPVSPERLDEALAADSGLTHVAIVHCETTTGILNPLSELAAVVRRHGREFIVDAMSSFGGIPLDAAELGIDWLISSSNKCIQGVPGFGFVIARRAVLERCGGHARSLSLDLHGQWETMEKGGGKWRFTSPTHVVRAFDQALRELDEEGGIAARHRRYVRTQRTLTAGMEAAGFAALLPQELQSPIITAFLCPDGFEFRDFYGYLKQRGYVIYPGKISAADTFRIGSIGDVQAEDLEELAEAAAAYMAARRTEPAAGV; translated from the coding sequence ATGAGGGCGGAGAGGCCGTATCTGCTGCTGACGCCGGGACCGCTCTCCACGACAGCCACCGTCAAGGAAGCGATGCTGCGCGACTGGTGCACCTGGGACGACGAGTACAACGGCCTCGTCCAGTCCATCCGCGAGCGGCTGACGCTGCTGGCGGCTCCGTCGGCGCCGGAGGCGTATACCGCCGTCCTGATGCAGGGCAGCGGCACGTTCAGCGTGGAGGCCGCCGTCGGCACGGCGCTGCCGCGCGATGGCGGCCGCCTGCTCGTGGCGGCCAACGGCGCTTATGGCGAGCGGCTTGCGCAAATCGCGGAGCTGCTCGGCATCGGCACGACGCGCCTCGGCTTCGGAGAGGTCAGCCCGGTCTCGCCGGAGCGGCTGGACGAGGCGCTGGCTGCGGATTCCGGCCTGACGCATGTCGCCATCGTCCACTGCGAGACGACGACCGGCATCCTCAATCCGCTGAGCGAGCTGGCCGCCGTTGTCCGCCGGCACGGACGGGAATTCATCGTCGACGCCATGAGCAGCTTCGGCGGCATTCCTCTGGACGCCGCCGAGCTCGGCATCGACTGGCTGATCAGCAGCAGCAACAAATGCATCCAGGGCGTGCCGGGCTTCGGCTTCGTCATCGCCCGCCGGGCCGTGCTTGAGCGCTGCGGCGGCCATGCCCGCTCGCTGTCGCTCGACCTGCACGGCCAGTGGGAGACGATGGAGAAAGGCGGCGGCAAATGGCGGTTCACCTCTCCGACCCACGTCGTGCGCGCCTTTGATCAGGCGCTGCGGGAATTGGACGAGGAGGGCGGCATCGCGGCGCGCCATCGGCGGTATGTCCGCACGCAGCGGACGCTGACCGCAGGCATGGAGGCCGCCGGCTTCGCGGCACTGCTGCCGCAGGAGCTGCAGTCCCCGATCATTACCGCTTTTCTATGCCCGGACGGCTTTGAATTCCGGGATTTCTACGGCTACCTCAAGCAGAGGGGATACGTCATCTACCCCGGCAAGATTTCCGCCGCCGACACGTTCCGGATCGGCAGCATCGGAGATGTGCAGGCGGAGGATCTGGAGGAGCTGGCCGAAGCCGCCGCGGCCTATATGGCGGCCAGGCGGACGGAGCCCGCTGCCGGAGTCTAG
- a CDS encoding LLM class flavin-dependent oxidoreductase: MSASPRKMELGISTFLEAMPASTAGPTISHAQRLRNAVEEIVVAEQAGLDVYGIGEHHRPDYAGSAPAVVLAAAAPLTKTIRLTSAVTVLSSDDPVRVYQQFSTLDGLSDGRAEIMAGRGSFIESFPLFGYSLDDYNELFDEKLELLLHIRQSEKVSWPGGHRPAIDNQGVYPRAVQEPLPVWIATGGNPESAIRAGVLGLPVVFAIIGGMPERFAPLVDLYRRAAAQAGHDVSKLRVATHSHGFVGDTTQGAADAFFPHNQAQMSAIGKERGWAGYDRAAYDQSRTLRGALYVGDPEFVAEKIVLLRQNLGLDRFFLHVDVSTMPHREVLKAIELLGTKVAPIVHKELERIEGGK; the protein is encoded by the coding sequence ATGTCCGCTTCACCGAGAAAGATGGAACTTGGAATCAGCACGTTTTTGGAGGCCATGCCGGCCTCGACTGCAGGCCCGACGATCAGCCATGCCCAGCGTCTGCGCAACGCGGTCGAGGAGATCGTCGTCGCCGAGCAGGCCGGTCTGGACGTCTACGGCATCGGAGAGCATCATCGGCCTGATTATGCGGGAAGCGCTCCAGCCGTCGTGCTTGCCGCCGCAGCGCCCCTGACCAAGACGATCCGCCTGACAAGCGCCGTCACGGTGCTGTCCTCGGACGATCCCGTCCGCGTCTACCAGCAGTTCTCCACCCTCGACGGCCTCTCGGACGGACGTGCCGAGATCATGGCGGGACGAGGCTCGTTCATCGAGTCTTTCCCCCTGTTCGGCTACAGCCTGGACGATTACAACGAGCTGTTCGACGAGAAGCTGGAGCTGCTGCTCCACATCCGGCAATCGGAAAAAGTAAGCTGGCCCGGCGGCCATCGGCCGGCCATCGACAACCAAGGCGTGTACCCGCGCGCGGTGCAGGAGCCGCTGCCGGTCTGGATCGCTACGGGAGGCAATCCGGAGTCCGCCATTCGCGCCGGCGTGCTCGGCCTTCCCGTCGTGTTCGCGATTATCGGGGGCATGCCGGAGCGGTTCGCCCCGCTGGTGGACCTCTATCGCCGCGCCGCCGCACAGGCCGGCCACGATGTCTCGAAGCTGCGGGTCGCCACGCACTCGCATGGCTTTGTCGGCGATACGACTCAAGGAGCCGCCGATGCCTTCTTCCCCCATAACCAGGCGCAGATGAGCGCCATCGGCAAAGAACGCGGCTGGGCCGGATACGACCGCGCCGCCTACGACCAGTCCCGTACTCTGCGGGGCGCTCTCTATGTCGGCGATCCCGAATTCGTCGCGGAGAAAATCGTGCTGCTGCGCCAGAACCTCGGCCTCGACCGCTTCTTCCTGCATGTGGACGTCAGCACGATGCCCCATCGCGAGGTGCTGAAGGCCATCGAGCTGCTCGGCACGAAGGTCGCCCCGATCGTCCATAAGGAGCTGGAGCGCATCGAAGGCGGCAAGTAA
- a CDS encoding TetR/AcrR family transcriptional regulator, protein MEASWKLLAVQGIEQFTMRSLAAELGIQAPSIYWYFKSKQLLFQALANEVAKEISLGLPREGGWKERLLESGRTIRLKLREFPCSAQIFMQTRPEPDYLRVMDQLLGMVESAPISDEDRFSFMLHLLNYVLNYSVDEYEQKRVQAAYPEEERYRMSDLAEFPLVRRIYENGLFRLVGSEEMFESGLLLLLDGMERKMAEGM, encoded by the coding sequence ATGGAGGCGTCCTGGAAGCTGCTCGCCGTCCAGGGCATCGAGCAGTTCACGATGAGAAGCCTGGCGGCCGAGCTGGGCATCCAGGCTCCGTCGATCTACTGGTATTTCAAGAGCAAGCAGCTGCTGTTCCAGGCGCTTGCCAACGAGGTCGCGAAGGAAATCTCCCTTGGGCTGCCACGGGAGGGCGGCTGGAAGGAACGGCTGCTGGAGAGCGGACGGACCATCCGACTCAAGCTGAGGGAATTCCCCTGCTCCGCGCAGATTTTCATGCAGACAAGGCCCGAACCGGACTACCTTCGCGTCATGGACCAGCTGCTCGGCATGGTGGAGTCCGCCCCGATAAGCGATGAGGACCGGTTCTCCTTCATGCTGCATCTCCTCAACTATGTCCTGAACTATTCCGTCGACGAGTACGAGCAGAAGCGGGTCCAGGCCGCTTATCCGGAGGAGGAGAGGTACCGGATGTCCGACCTGGCGGAGTTCCCTCTCGTCCGGAGGATCTACGAGAACGGGCTGTTCCGGCTGGTCGGGTCGGAGGAGATGTTCGAGTCGGGCCTGCTGCTCCTCCTGGACGGAATGGAGCGCAAGATGGCGGAGGGAATGTAG
- a CDS encoding DeoR/GlpR family DNA-binding transcription regulator, whose translation MSLAGEERKQMIVNLLQLQGKVRTPELVSKLEVSSETVRRYLEELEQENRLKRVYGGAVKVNVEREEPAYVKREVLQAEEKRRIGHAAAALIQDKDVIILDDGTTTVQMIDMLVLKKQLTVLVTSIHALNLLLSYKNRGVFDGEIVFVGGRVNSRHYRTSGTLAMHFMSNFHVDKAFIVADGLQLDGGVTCFEDDRAMLGRVFLKQAKQSIVLADHAKVGSIYYCRTCGLEEIDIVVSDIAPPPEWAPSLEEKDVHWIVAD comes from the coding sequence ATTTCGCTGGCGGGTGAGGAACGGAAGCAGATGATCGTGAATCTGCTGCAGCTGCAGGGCAAGGTGCGCACTCCGGAGCTGGTGAGCAAGCTGGAGGTGTCGAGCGAGACGGTCCGCCGCTATCTGGAGGAGCTGGAGCAGGAGAACCGGCTCAAGCGGGTGTACGGCGGCGCCGTGAAGGTGAATGTCGAGCGGGAGGAGCCGGCGTACGTCAAGCGCGAGGTGCTGCAGGCGGAGGAGAAGCGGCGGATCGGCCATGCTGCGGCGGCGCTAATCCAGGACAAGGACGTCATCATCCTCGATGACGGCACGACGACGGTGCAGATGATCGACATGCTGGTGCTGAAAAAACAGCTGACGGTGCTGGTGACGTCCATCCATGCGCTGAACCTGCTGCTGAGCTACAAGAACCGCGGCGTCTTCGACGGGGAGATCGTCTTTGTCGGCGGGCGCGTCAACAGCCGGCATTACCGCACGAGCGGAACGCTGGCGATGCATTTCATGTCCAACTTCCATGTGGACAAAGCCTTCATCGTAGCCGACGGCCTGCAGCTGGACGGCGGCGTCACCTGCTTCGAGGACGACCGCGCGATGCTGGGACGAGTCTTTCTCAAGCAGGCGAAGCAGAGCATCGTGCTGGCGGACCATGCCAAGGTCGGCAGCATCTATTACTGCCGCACCTGCGGGCTGGAGGAGATCGACATCGTCGTCAGCGACATCGCGCCTCCTCCTGAATGGGCGCCTTCCCTGGAGGAGAAGGATGTCCACTGGATCGTGGCCGACTAA
- a CDS encoding MFS transporter, translating into MKPDKHGGSAAASGGGMKWPRGKFVGREPQPSHKKADDSRTAALLALSSVPLIMTLGNSMLIPVLPAIETALGITPLQASLIITVYSVMAIILIPIAGYLSDRIGRKKVIIPSLILAGAGGAVCGWAGSLQPGGLRHHFGG; encoded by the coding sequence GTGAAACCAGATAAACACGGCGGTTCCGCCGCCGCATCGGGCGGAGGGATGAAATGGCCGCGCGGGAAGTTTGTCGGCAGGGAGCCTCAGCCCTCCCACAAGAAAGCCGACGACAGCCGCACAGCCGCCCTTCTCGCCCTGTCATCCGTTCCCTTGATCATGACGCTGGGCAATTCCATGCTCATTCCCGTGCTGCCCGCCATCGAAACGGCGCTCGGCATCACGCCCTTGCAGGCGAGCCTCATCATAACGGTCTACTCCGTCATGGCCATCATTCTGATCCCGATCGCCGGTTATCTATCCGACCGCATCGGCCGCAAGAAGGTCATCATCCCTTCGCTGATCCTGGCCGGGGCGGGAGGCGCGGTATGCGGCTGGGCCGGCAGTCTCCAGCCGGGGGGGTTACGGCATCATTTTGGCGGGTAG
- a CDS encoding putative 2-aminoethylphosphonate ABC transporter substrate-binding protein, whose protein sequence is MKKQWLLTAAMLAAFTWVSACGNGTGGGGTEAEGSSSGTQAKQGKAGSELLVYTALEDDQIKEYLKTWDEQHPDIKINIIRDSTGIITARLLAEKDNPQADVVWGTAATSLLVLDQNDMLEPYSPKGIERIQPTFKDDREPAHWVGIDAWETAFAVNKTEMEKKGLAIPRSYEDLLKPEYKGLITMPNPASSGTGFLTVSGLIQLMGAEKAWAYMDKLNENIAMYVHSGSKPAKMAGTGEYPIGISFGYRVISEKDKGTPVEAVFPAEGSGWDVEANALIKKANINPAAKEFLDWAITDDAMKEYKKNYPITAVKDESGELPAGYAQNPVDQLIKYDLQAAAKDRDAILKEWTQRYDGKSEPKS, encoded by the coding sequence ATGAAGAAACAATGGCTGTTGACAGCGGCGATGCTCGCCGCATTCACCTGGGTATCGGCATGCGGCAACGGAACCGGCGGCGGAGGAACGGAAGCGGAAGGCTCGTCCAGCGGCACGCAAGCCAAGCAGGGCAAGGCGGGCTCCGAGCTGCTCGTCTACACGGCGCTTGAGGACGATCAGATCAAGGAGTATTTGAAAACATGGGATGAGCAGCATCCCGACATCAAGATCAACATCATCCGGGATTCGACCGGCATCATTACGGCCCGCCTGCTGGCGGAGAAGGACAACCCGCAGGCAGACGTCGTCTGGGGAACGGCGGCGACCAGCCTGCTCGTGCTCGACCAGAACGACATGCTGGAGCCTTATTCGCCGAAGGGCATCGAGCGCATCCAGCCGACCTTCAAGGATGACCGGGAGCCTGCCCATTGGGTCGGCATCGATGCCTGGGAGACGGCCTTCGCCGTCAACAAGACGGAGATGGAGAAGAAGGGGCTGGCGATTCCGAGATCGTACGAGGATCTGCTGAAGCCGGAATACAAGGGTCTGATCACGATGCCGAATCCTGCTTCCTCCGGCACGGGCTTCCTGACCGTCTCCGGCCTTATCCAGCTGATGGGAGCGGAGAAAGCATGGGCGTACATGGACAAGCTCAACGAGAACATCGCCATGTACGTGCACTCCGGCTCCAAGCCGGCCAAGATGGCGGGAACGGGCGAGTACCCGATCGGAATTTCCTTCGGCTACCGGGTCATCTCCGAAAAGGACAAGGGAACGCCGGTTGAAGCCGTCTTTCCTGCGGAGGGCTCCGGCTGGGACGTCGAAGCCAACGCCCTGATCAAGAAGGCGAACATCAACCCGGCCGCCAAGGAGTTCCTGGATTGGGCCATTACGGACGACGCGATGAAGGAGTACAAGAAAAATTATCCGATTACGGCCGTGAAGGACGAATCGGGCGAGCTCCCGGCCGGTTATGCCCAAAATCCCGTCGACCAGCTCATCAAGTACGACCTGCAGGCGGCCGCCAAAGACCGCGATGCGATTTTGAAGGAATGGACCCAGCGCTACGACGGCAAAAGCGAGCCGAAGAGCTGA